TCGAGTGTCCCAGGACGAACACGATCACTGCCGCTATCAAGCCGGCGATACCGCCTTCCCCCAGCATTCTCACCATCGTGTTGATGGCGAACGCGATGCCCACCGAGGACATGCCCACCGCCAGAAGACGAGTATAGGACAGCGTATTGCTCATTAAGTTGGGGATCTCGAGAATGCCCATGACACCCTCGCCCATGAGAAGTAATACGAACCCGATCAGGAAAACGATTCCCCCCGCCACGAATAGCGGGTTCATCGCGTTGAAGCTCGGCAGCGTCCCCGTGATCATGAGCGGGAACACGTACCAGACCATGCATACGCCGCCCATCAGCATGAACGCCCAGCTGCACTTGTGAAGGATGGCGGTCTTGAGGCCATGCTGCTTCAGCTCGTTCCTGAACCCGAGCGCGTACCCGAGAAGTAGCTGGGCGACGCCCACCAGGCAGCAGAAGACCAGCAGGTCCTTGATGCCGAACACGTACGAGCCTTCGTGGAATCCTCCTGCAACGAGCCTCTCCAGCGGCAGGGAGAACGGGCCTATCGGGCCGAGATGGGCTCCGTGCGGGTAGAGCCCTGCCAGGCTGACTCCCAGGAAGCCCCCTCCTTCTGCCACGGGCTCGGCCATGTTAAAGCCCAGGCACTCGCCGAATATGAAGCCGAAAATTATGGAAGATATGGAGCAGTATATGCCCTCGATCGCCAGCGTCTGCCAGCCATCCGAGTACTTCATCACCTTTTTTACGATCAATGCGATTAATAATATTATCAGCCCGTAGCCGATGTCTCCCAGGATGAACCCGTAAAAGAGCGGGAATCCGATGAAGTATAGCGCGGTCGGGTCGATCTCGTTGTACATCGGCCGGGCGTAAAGGTCGATGAACTGTTCCGCCGGGTGCATCCAGCCGGGATTGGCGTATTTTACGGGCGCGTCTATCTCATGGTGTTCCTCGTAGACTCCTATATCTGTCCTGGACGCTTTGGGCTCCGGCTCGACTTTGGTCACGTAGACCCCGTCGCCCGTCGCCTTCAGCATCTTTTCCTTGAACGCCTCGAACTCGTTGACCGGCACCCAGCCGTCGATGACGAACGCGTTGTCCGATGTGGCGAACTTCAGGGGCGCTTCGGCCTTCTGCGTGTCGATGGTGAGAAGCTCTTCCGAAGAAAGGATGAACTTCGTATATTGCTTGTTCATCTCCTCGATGTCCTTGTTGACCGCCTTGAGATTCGCCGAAAGCTCGGCCTTTTTGCCCTCGAGCGCCTTCTTGATATCGGACGGCTGCCCCGTCTCATGCAGCGGCTCGATCTCGATAAAATCGTTCTTGAACAATGATTCGGATACTTTTGGGGCGACGTTCCGGGGCACGAACAGGGCAATGACAAGGCCCTTTTCATACGGGGCGGAGAACAGCTCGTAGTCGGGCGTTACAGCCTTGACCACGGGCTCGATATCCTTAGGGGCCGTGCCAATGAACACGGCGATGTTCTCGTAGCCGTATAGCAGCTCCAGGGGCAGCCCGAGCGCCTCGTAGGGCATTAGCAGGTCTTCCCTGTGGACTATGTCCTTTATCCCGGACTCGAGGGCGCTTTTCTCGTTCAGCTTCGAGGTGAGCGCGCTTTCCAGGGGGCCCAGGTCCTTATCGATATCGGAGACCACTTTCCCGCGCTTTTCCTTAAACTGGATATTGCCCTTCGTGCCGAGATAGCTGCGTATGGAGCGCAGCTTCAGGAGCTTTTCGGAGAGCGATGTGGCGGCCTTCAGGGGCTTGCCGATCTTGAAGTACTCGCCCTCGGCCGTATAATCTTCAACGTGGAAGACGTCCAGATCGTGTAGGGTATTAATGGTCGTTTCCATTACGTCTTTTGTACCGACGATGAGGACCCTATCCATGCGTTGAGGCTCTAGCATTGATGTACCCCTCGAACTCTTTCATGAGATAGTCTGTCGCGGCGCCTACCTTCGCCTTCGCGGAGGTCTTGAGCGCGGCTGCCTGCTTTTCGCCTTCTGATTTCTGGACGTTCGCCTCGGCCTGTATCTCGGCCAATGCTTTCTTTATCTTTGCATCGGCGTCGGCTGCGGCCTTGCTCCTGGCAGCCTCGGCGATCCCGGAGGCCTCTTTTCGGGCCGCGGCGGCGATCTGCCTGGCCTCTTCCTCGGCCTTCGCCTTGCGGACCTTAGCCTCCTCTTCGGTTTGCTTCAGTTGCGATAATATTTCTGCCCTGGACATAAGACTCCCCTGAACACAGAATATCGTTGTGATTTTAAAGAGTTGCTTTCATAAAATATACTGCATCATTCTTAAACCTTTTTATTTTAATCACTTTTTATGTTAAGGGATTAATATGCGCCGATAAAATCAATGCCTACAAAGGCTAAGAAAGAAAAAATTTTTACCCTTCAAGCGGCATTATGGTTACGCCACATAATACCAATTATTTCTAGATGTACAGTATGGCCGTGACTATCCATGAGTCTATCATGAGGCCGGCACCGAGTACCGCGTTCGAAAGAAACTGCCTGTTATTTGAGAGGTACGCGAGCGGGAATTTAATTATTTATATATAAATATATGGCACTGCCCGCTTTCTTGCTAAAATACGGCCGGGGGGCTTTTTTCAGGCGATTGCACCCATGCTAAGTGAATGAACTGGATAGCACTTTTTGCCTG
This portion of the Methanocella sp. genome encodes:
- a CDS encoding V-type ATP synthase subunit I, whose translation is MLEPQRMDRVLIVGTKDVMETTINTLHDLDVFHVEDYTAEGEYFKIGKPLKAATSLSEKLLKLRSIRSYLGTKGNIQFKEKRGKVVSDIDKDLGPLESALTSKLNEKSALESGIKDIVHREDLLMPYEALGLPLELLYGYENIAVFIGTAPKDIEPVVKAVTPDYELFSAPYEKGLVIALFVPRNVAPKVSESLFKNDFIEIEPLHETGQPSDIKKALEGKKAELSANLKAVNKDIEEMNKQYTKFILSSEELLTIDTQKAEAPLKFATSDNAFVIDGWVPVNEFEAFKEKMLKATGDGVYVTKVEPEPKASRTDIGVYEEHHEIDAPVKYANPGWMHPAEQFIDLYARPMYNEIDPTALYFIGFPLFYGFILGDIGYGLIILLIALIVKKVMKYSDGWQTLAIEGIYCSISSIIFGFIFGECLGFNMAEPVAEGGGFLGVSLAGLYPHGAHLGPIGPFSLPLERLVAGGFHEGSYVFGIKDLLVFCCLVGVAQLLLGYALGFRNELKQHGLKTAILHKCSWAFMLMGGVCMVWYVFPLMITGTLPSFNAMNPLFVAGGIVFLIGFVLLLMGEGVMGILEIPNLMSNTLSYTRLLAVGMSSVGIAFAINTMVRMLGEGGIAGLIAAVIVFVLGHSINVALGILAPGLHSLRLHYVEFFMKFYKGGGRIYDPFGYIRKYTED